A genomic region of Pelodiscus sinensis isolate JC-2024 chromosome 1, ASM4963464v1, whole genome shotgun sequence contains the following coding sequences:
- the LOC102455801 gene encoding protein Wnt-4 isoform X3 yields MDSVKRGAELAIEECQHQFYNRRWNCSTLQGLQVFGKVAIQGTRESAFIHALSSAGLAFAVTRACSRGELEKCGCDRKIRGVSLEGFQWSGCSDNLPYGIAFSQAFVDNPERSRGVSSSRALMNLHNNEAGRKAILSHMKVECKCHGVSGSCEVRTCWKVMPPFHKVGSVLKEKFEGATEVQPKRVGSRKLLVPKSSRFKPYTAHDLVYLVASPDFCVRDPRSGVPGTTGRQCNRTSHATDGCELLCCGRGFRTAQAEVVQRCSCKFHWCCSVTCKQCRHLLEVHTCQ; encoded by the exons ATGGACTCAGTGAAGCGCGGAGCAGAGCTGGCCATAGAGGAGTGTCAGCACCAGTTTTACAACCGCCGGTGGAATTGTTCCACGCTGCAGGGACTACAGGTTTTTGGCAAGGTTGCCATACAAG GCACACGAGAATCCGCCTTCATTCATGCCCTGTCCTCAGCGGGCTTGGCATTCGCTGTGACCCGGGCCTGCAGCCGTGGGGAGCTGGAGAAGTGCGGGTGTGATCGTAAAATCCGTGGGGTCAGCTTGGAAG gcTTCCAGTGGTCGGGCTGCTCTGACAACCTACCCTATGGAATTGCCTTTTCTCAAGCCTTCGTGGATAACCCCGAGCGGAGCCGGGGCGTCTCCTCCAGCCGAGCGCTCATGAATCTGCACAACAAtgaggctgggaggaag GCCATCCTGTCCCACATGAAGGTCGAGTGCAAGTGTCATGGAGTGTCAGGTTCCTGTGAGGTCCGCACCTGCTGGAAGGTGATGCCCCCCTTTCACAAGGTGGGAAGTGTCCTGAAAGAAAAATTTGAGGGGGCCACAGAGGTGCAGCCCAAGCGGGTTGGTTCCCGCAAGCTCCTGGTGCCCAAGAGCTCCCGCTTCAAACCCTACACAGCTCACGATCTGGTCTACTTGGTGGCCAGCCCAGATTTCTGTGTCCGGGATCCCCGCAGTGGGGTTCCTGGCACCACTGGACGCCAGTGCAACCGGACATCCCATGCCACGGACGGCTGCGAGCTGCTGTGCTGTGGGCGGGGCTTCCGCACGGCCCAGGCCGAGGTGGTGCAGAGATGCAGCTGCAAGTTCCACTGGTGCTGCTCTGTCACGTGCAAGCAGTGCCGCCACCTGCTGGAGGTGCACACCTGCCAGTGA
- the LOC102455801 gene encoding protein Wnt-4 isoform X1 → MKIVQLYVVLISVRYVPAVTWLYLAKQPSLRGTLRDSRACEGLKGLAEEQVRICQRQVEAMDSVKRGAELAIEECQHQFYNRRWNCSTLQGLQVFGKVAIQGTRESAFIHALSSAGLAFAVTRACSRGELEKCGCDRKIRGVSLEGFQWSGCSDNLPYGIAFSQAFVDNPERSRGVSSSRALMNLHNNEAGRKAILSHMKVECKCHGVSGSCEVRTCWKVMPPFHKVGSVLKEKFEGATEVQPKRVGSRKLLVPKSSRFKPYTAHDLVYLVASPDFCVRDPRSGVPGTTGRQCNRTSHATDGCELLCCGRGFRTAQAEVVQRCSCKFHWCCSVTCKQCRHLLEVHTCQ, encoded by the exons ATGAAGATTGTCCAGCTGTACGTTGTGCTGATTTCAGTGCGGTATGTCCCTGCCGTGACCTGGCT GTACCTGGCAAAGCAGCCCTCCCTGAGAGGGACTCTACGAGATTCCCGTGCCTGTGAGGGCTTGAAGGGCCTGGCAGAGGAGCAAGTGCGGATCTGCCAGCGGCAAGTGGAAGCCATGGACTCAGTGAAGCGCGGAGCAGAGCTGGCCATAGAGGAGTGTCAGCACCAGTTTTACAACCGCCGGTGGAATTGTTCCACGCTGCAGGGACTACAGGTTTTTGGCAAGGTTGCCATACAAG GCACACGAGAATCCGCCTTCATTCATGCCCTGTCCTCAGCGGGCTTGGCATTCGCTGTGACCCGGGCCTGCAGCCGTGGGGAGCTGGAGAAGTGCGGGTGTGATCGTAAAATCCGTGGGGTCAGCTTGGAAG gcTTCCAGTGGTCGGGCTGCTCTGACAACCTACCCTATGGAATTGCCTTTTCTCAAGCCTTCGTGGATAACCCCGAGCGGAGCCGGGGCGTCTCCTCCAGCCGAGCGCTCATGAATCTGCACAACAAtgaggctgggaggaag GCCATCCTGTCCCACATGAAGGTCGAGTGCAAGTGTCATGGAGTGTCAGGTTCCTGTGAGGTCCGCACCTGCTGGAAGGTGATGCCCCCCTTTCACAAGGTGGGAAGTGTCCTGAAAGAAAAATTTGAGGGGGCCACAGAGGTGCAGCCCAAGCGGGTTGGTTCCCGCAAGCTCCTGGTGCCCAAGAGCTCCCGCTTCAAACCCTACACAGCTCACGATCTGGTCTACTTGGTGGCCAGCCCAGATTTCTGTGTCCGGGATCCCCGCAGTGGGGTTCCTGGCACCACTGGACGCCAGTGCAACCGGACATCCCATGCCACGGACGGCTGCGAGCTGCTGTGCTGTGGGCGGGGCTTCCGCACGGCCCAGGCCGAGGTGGTGCAGAGATGCAGCTGCAAGTTCCACTGGTGCTGCTCTGTCACGTGCAAGCAGTGCCGCCACCTGCTGGAGGTGCACACCTGCCAGTGA
- the LOC102455801 gene encoding protein Wnt-4 isoform X2 encodes MKIVQLYVVLISVRYLAKQPSLRGTLRDSRACEGLKGLAEEQVRICQRQVEAMDSVKRGAELAIEECQHQFYNRRWNCSTLQGLQVFGKVAIQGTRESAFIHALSSAGLAFAVTRACSRGELEKCGCDRKIRGVSLEGFQWSGCSDNLPYGIAFSQAFVDNPERSRGVSSSRALMNLHNNEAGRKAILSHMKVECKCHGVSGSCEVRTCWKVMPPFHKVGSVLKEKFEGATEVQPKRVGSRKLLVPKSSRFKPYTAHDLVYLVASPDFCVRDPRSGVPGTTGRQCNRTSHATDGCELLCCGRGFRTAQAEVVQRCSCKFHWCCSVTCKQCRHLLEVHTCQ; translated from the exons ATGAAGATTGTCCAGCTGTACGTTGTGCTGATTTCAGTGCG GTACCTGGCAAAGCAGCCCTCCCTGAGAGGGACTCTACGAGATTCCCGTGCCTGTGAGGGCTTGAAGGGCCTGGCAGAGGAGCAAGTGCGGATCTGCCAGCGGCAAGTGGAAGCCATGGACTCAGTGAAGCGCGGAGCAGAGCTGGCCATAGAGGAGTGTCAGCACCAGTTTTACAACCGCCGGTGGAATTGTTCCACGCTGCAGGGACTACAGGTTTTTGGCAAGGTTGCCATACAAG GCACACGAGAATCCGCCTTCATTCATGCCCTGTCCTCAGCGGGCTTGGCATTCGCTGTGACCCGGGCCTGCAGCCGTGGGGAGCTGGAGAAGTGCGGGTGTGATCGTAAAATCCGTGGGGTCAGCTTGGAAG gcTTCCAGTGGTCGGGCTGCTCTGACAACCTACCCTATGGAATTGCCTTTTCTCAAGCCTTCGTGGATAACCCCGAGCGGAGCCGGGGCGTCTCCTCCAGCCGAGCGCTCATGAATCTGCACAACAAtgaggctgggaggaag GCCATCCTGTCCCACATGAAGGTCGAGTGCAAGTGTCATGGAGTGTCAGGTTCCTGTGAGGTCCGCACCTGCTGGAAGGTGATGCCCCCCTTTCACAAGGTGGGAAGTGTCCTGAAAGAAAAATTTGAGGGGGCCACAGAGGTGCAGCCCAAGCGGGTTGGTTCCCGCAAGCTCCTGGTGCCCAAGAGCTCCCGCTTCAAACCCTACACAGCTCACGATCTGGTCTACTTGGTGGCCAGCCCAGATTTCTGTGTCCGGGATCCCCGCAGTGGGGTTCCTGGCACCACTGGACGCCAGTGCAACCGGACATCCCATGCCACGGACGGCTGCGAGCTGCTGTGCTGTGGGCGGGGCTTCCGCACGGCCCAGGCCGAGGTGGTGCAGAGATGCAGCTGCAAGTTCCACTGGTGCTGCTCTGTCACGTGCAAGCAGTGCCGCCACCTGCTGGAGGTGCACACCTGCCAGTGA
- the LPAR5 gene encoding lysophosphatidic acid receptor 5 yields MSNDNVSLSLEQCKDYSANHRLHLVGYSLIFVAGLMLNAMALWVFLRYLHLKSVVSIYMFNLAMSDLLLTLSLPLRLYYYSYQHWPFGNFLCQVSGSLFQINMYGSCLFLMCINLDRYIAIVHPLRWRHLRRPKLARLLCLVVWVLILLGSIPAALVHGSSSCRKGNQTVSLCFESFTDVLWQKRIFPLIILAELLGFLLPLSSVTYCSIRIFWTLCQTSGTQSLRQKKTIRLLVVNLVIFIICFVPYNTTLAAYGMIKAHVIQAEPPVRDSVRQVLIVTVLLASMNCSLDPLIYYFNTEGFRNTFKKLRRGQAWDSEMGTAKIQILEKKPYSACSSPAAKRYTGQNFILPKEDLPLATPKIFLKDPIQDSEI; encoded by the coding sequence ATGTCAAATGACAACGTCTCTCTCAGCCTGGAGCAATGCAAAGATTACAGCGCCAACCACCGGCTGCACCTGGTTGGCTACAGCCTGATCTTTGTGGCAGGCTTGATGCTCAACGCTATGGCACTCTGGGTCTTCCTGCGCTACCTGCACCTCAAGTCTGTGGTGAGCATCTACATGTTCAACCTAGCCATGAGCGACCTGCTCCTTACGCTCTCGCTTCCGCTGCGGCTTTACTACTACTCCTACCAGCACTGGCCCTTTGGCAACTTcctttgccaggtgtccggctcCCTCTTTCAGATCAACATGTACGGCAGCTGCCTCTTCCTCATGTGCATCAACCTAGACCGCTACATTGCCATTGTCCACCCGCTCCGCTGGCGCCACCTGCGGCGCCCCAAGCTGGCTCGGTTGCTCTGCCTGGTGGTGTGGGTGCTTATCCTGTTGGGCTCTATTCCGGCTGCTCTCGTCCATGGGTCAAGCTCCTGCAGGAAGGGGAACCAGACCGTCTCACTGTGCTTTGAGAGCTTCACCGATGTCCTGTGGCAGAAGAGAATCTTCCCACTGATTATCCTGGCTGAACTCCTGGGCTTCCTCTTGCCACTGAGCTCAGTGACGTACTGCTCCATTCGGATCTTCTGGACGCTGTGCCAGACAAGCGGGACACAGAGTCTGCGCCAGAAGAAGACCATCCGCTTGCTTGTGGTCAATCTGGTCATCTTCATCATCTGCTTTGTGCCCTACAACACCACGTTGGCAGCCTACGGGATGATAAAGGCCCATGTGATCCAAGCTGAGCCGCCTGTGCGGGACTCGGTGCGCCAGGTGCTTATTGTCACAGTCCTGTTGGCCAGCATGAACTGCTCTCTAGACCCCCTCATTTACTACTTCAACACGGAGGGCTTCCGTAACACCTTCAAGAAGCTGCGGCGGGGACAGGCATGGGACTCCGAGATGGGGACAGCCAAGATTCAGATCCTGGAGAAAAAGCCCTACAGTGCATGCTCCAGTCCAGCAGCAAAGCGGTACACAGGCCAAAACTTCATTCTCCCCAAGGAGGATTTGCCCCTGGCTACCCCCAAGATATTTTTGAAAGACCCCATCCAGGACTCAGAAATATGA